Sequence from the Sphingomonas suaedae genome:
TTGTCGCCCCCCGCGTCGAACAGCTGCGCCTTGATCGCAGCACCGCTGCCGTCCTGCGTCGGGTTGGTGTCGCACCATGCCACGATAAACCCGCCGCCTGTCAGCCCGGTGATGGTCGGCTCATACTGACTGTCCGCCGTCTGCGTATTGACGAGGAATTCGGCGCCGACCTTGGCGCCCGTCGCGTCGAACAGCTGCGCCTTGACGGCAAAGGCGCTGCCGTCCTGCGTGTCATCGGCTGAATGCCATGTCACGACGAACCCGCCGCCGGTCAGCCCGGCGATCATCGGAGCTTGCTGATAGCCTTCACCCTGTGTGTTGACGAGAAACTCGGTGCCGACCTTGGCGCCCGCCGCGTCGAAGACCTGTGCCTTGATCGCAGTGTCGCTGCCGTCCTGGCCCGGATCGCTGGTCTGCCATGTCACGACGAACCCGCCGCCCGCCAATCCGGTGACAGTCGCATTTTGCTGCGCACCCAACCCCTGCGTGTTGACGAGGAACTCGACGCCGGACTTCTCAAACACGCCGGGCGGCGTCGCGATCGTCACTGTCGGCGCGTCGTTCACTGCGGTCACGTCGAAGGTGATCGTGTTCGGCGTCGGATCGGTGTCGATGCCGCCGTTCGCGGTGCCGCCGTCGTCGCGGAGTTGGAAGGTGAGGCTGGCATAGCCCTCCCCATTGCCGTCGGGTGCGGGCGTGAAGACCAGCCTGCCCGCCGCGATGTCGGCGGCGGTGATCTCCTGTCCGGCGGACACCGCAATCCCGTCCAGCGTCAGTGCACCCGCCGATGGCAAGCTATTCACGACGACGGCGGCAAGCGCATTGCTGTCGACATCGGTAAAGCCGAAATCGCTGACGGTCAGGACATGCGCGCCATCTTCATCGACCGTGAGCGTCGACGACGTGCCCGAGGGCGAGTCGTTCACTGCATATACCGAAATGGCGGCCCGGCCCTGTGTGCCTGGGTATAGCGCGTGTCCCGCGTCCCGGACCGAATAGGTCAACCAGAGTCCACCCGGTGTCGGTGCATCGGACAGGTTATTATACGTGACTGCCCGGAACGCATTTTGCCACTGCTCACCGGTCGCAAGGCCCGCGGAGCTGAACGTCAGCACGCCGTTTTCGAAACTGGCGGTAAGATCCCCGTACAGCGTGGCATCGTCGTTGACGAAGGACAGCACATGTTCCGGGAGCGGATTATCGATGGCGACGGTGCCGCTGACAATGTCGTTCTCCTCATAAAAGGAGATACGCACATGCTGGCCGACGTTGATGGGAGCAGACGGGCCGTCCGCCGCCTCGGTCCAGTCGTAATACCATTCGACCGGGGCGATCCGCGCCCAATCGTCGAACGGCACGTTGGTGATACTCATCGACGCACTGCTCGACGCGCCGTGCGGATCGGTCAGCGTCACCGTCAGCGTCCGCGGGTCGCTGCCGGGCGCTTTGGAGTTGTTGATATACCCCAGCGACGCGACGACCTTCTGCACGCGTGCGACGGTCGCATTCGCGTTGAAGTCGATCACCAGATCCTCGTTGACGGTGTTTCGACCGCCCGAGATCACCGTGCCGATTTCCACTCCGCCGACCGAGATTTTCGAGCCGGGGCTGACGCCGTGAAAATCGCCTGTCCAGGCGACCCCTTCGGTGCGCGCGCGCTCACCGGAAAGACCGACCGATTCCTTTACCGGATCGGCATTGTCGCTCAGCGCCAGGACGAGGCGTGCGCCCGAATAGTTCGTATCGTCGGCGTCGCTGAACGAGATCGTCGCCAGTTTCGACAGTGAATAGCCCAGCGGCGCGAGATTGGTGTTGGTCGCGTTCCCTTCATTGATGGTGACCGACCGCCCGTCGATGCCCGAAAGCACCGGCGCGTCGTTCACAGCCGTCACGTCGAACGTCAGCGTGTTCGGCGTGGCGTCGAGATCGACGCCGCCGTTGGCAATGCCGCCGTCGTCCTGCACCTGAAAGGTCAGGTTGGCATAGGCGGCGCCATTGGCATTTGCGGCGGGAGTGAAGATCAACTTACCGGCTGCAAGGTCGTCCGCGCTGACCAATTGCCCGGCGACCACAGCCACGCCGTCCAGCGTCAGCGCGCCCGCAGTTGGCAGCGTCGTGATCTTGACCGCGGCAAAGGCATTCCCATCGAGATCGGCATAGCCGAGGTCGGCGAGCGTGATCGTGTGCGGGACGTCCTCGTCGAGCGTTACTGATCCGTCGGTGCCGCTCGGCGCGTCATTAACTGCTGAGATTGCGACGGAAACCACCCGGGTGATCGTCGTGCTGCCATCGTTGATCGAAACCGAGATTTCGCGCGTGCCGCTTGCATCCGCCGCGGGAATATAGACTAGCGAGCGCAGCAACCCATCAATCCCGTCGGTGCTTGTTCCGACCCCGACGATGTTCCCCCTTAACGTTGAGGAGCCGTGGAGTTCGTACAGGAACGCACCGTCGTCAGCACGTATCGTGACCACAAGTCCGTCAGTGTCGGGGTCGCTCACGCCGATCGGGCCGAAGTCGGCGAACGCGATCGGCTGGTCCTCGAATCCGCTGATCGATGCGGGCACCGTCACCTGCGGTGCATTGGCGGGGGGCATCACGTCGAAGGTCAGGGTGTTCGGCGTCTGATCGGTGTCGATCCCGCCGTTCGCGGTTCCGCCATTGTCGCGCACCTGGAAGGTGAAGCTGGCGTAATTGTCCGCGTTGACGTTCGGCGCGGGGGTGAAGACGAGCTTGCCCGCCGCGATGTCGGCTACGGCGATCGACTGGCCCGCCGTAACCGTCGCGCCATCGAGTTTCAGTGCGCCCGCCGTCGGCAGCGTCGTAATCATCACCGCCGCCAGCGCGTCGCCATCGGCGTCGGTAAAGCCGAAGTCGGTGACGGTCAGCGCCGCCGATCCATTCTGGGCGACCGAGACGTGACCATCGGTACCCGAGGGGGTGTCGTTCACCGCCTGAATCGTCAACGACCCGATCCAGCGTCCCGAAACCGTCCCGTCGCTGATGTAGTAGATGATCGTCCGGCCGCTCCCGGGATCCTCGGCGGTGGTGTTGAAGGTGACCGCGTTCAACGCGGCCGACCATTGCGCCTGGGTGGCCGTCGACCCTGCAGACGCGAGCGAGAGGACATTCCCGGTAAAGCCGGTCACGGCGATGTTGCCATAGCGCGCGGCGTCGTCGTTGACGAAGGCGAGCACGTCGCCCGTCATCGCGCCCGAAATCTGCACCGTGGCACTCGGCAGACCGCCGCCGTCGGTGTCGCTGACCACCAGGCCGCTCGAAATCGCAACAGGCGTGGATGGCCCGTTGTTGGCCTCGACCCAGGTGTTGCCCTCGCTAGTCCCGCCCTGATGGGTGATCCTGGGCGTATTGTTGACGTTCTCGTTGATCAGCGAAAGCGATGCCGATGCGCTGCCGCCGTCGCCGTCGGTAACCGTGATCGTCGCGGTGCGCGGCGACGGATCGTTGAGGCCGCTTGAATTGAGATAGCCGACGTCTTGCAGCAGGATCTGTACGCGCGCCGCAGTGGCATTGGCATTGAGTGCGATCGCCAGGTCGGTGCCCTGCCGACCGCTTGAGGTGACGGTGCCGATCACGACGCCGTCGACAGTCACGCTCGCATTCACCCCCGGTCCGAACGAATCGCCCGCCGACCAGGTCACGCGTCCACCGCGCGACGCCAGCTCGAAGCCGAGGCCTTCGCTGCTGCTCGCGGCTCCGCTGAGCGCGACGCGGAACTCGCCCCCGGCGAAGTCGCTGCTGTCGGCGTCGGTCAGCGTGAAGCTGTTGGTGCGATCGAGAACATAGGCGCCGGTCGCCAGATCCTCGCGCGCCAGTCCCTCGCGGATCGTCAGCGAAATGCCGTCGTCGATGCCGAGCACCGGCGCTTCGTTGACCGCAGAGACGTTGTCGATCGCGGCGTCCACGCTTTCCATCGCGTCGGCGCGGGCGGCTCTCCGTTCGGCGAACGTGGCTGCAAGAGTGCTTCCCTCAGCCAGGTTCGTATCACCCGGCACCAGGAGTTCGCCGGCGGTCACAACGTTGCCATGCCAGCGTTCCGGCGCCTCCAATCCAAATCGCATGTACGAAATCCCGATCCCCACCGAAGTCTTTTTGCGTTAAGTTGCCAGTGGTTAGCCGGGTCAAGGACGATTCGCTCCGTTGAGACACGGTGCACATCGTTCGAGACACGACGTGGATTTGGATCGATATCCGCGCGCAGGGAGTTGAGTGTCGGATGTCCGAGGAATCGGTTCTGCCGCGTTATCAGATCAGCAGCATCGCGACCGGCGGGGCGGTCGCACTCCAGCAATTCCGAGAGTCGACGCGCGACATTTTCGACGTGATCCGCCCCGGTACAGCGGGCGATTATGCGATCGACATGCAGGCGGTGCACATGGGCAACCTGTTGCTCAGCGACCTGCGTTCCTCCGCCCAGGGTTTCCAGCGGTCGCGCGCGATGGTCGCCACGGCGGGCATCGATCACCTGATGGTCCAGCTCTACACCCATGGCGGCTTTGCCGGCCTGGCGGACACGATCGACGTGCGGGTGCGGGCGGGCGACGTCTGCATCTTCGACCTGACGCGCACGCTCGAGACGCGCGCGGGCGACTACGGCAACATCACGCTGGTGATCCCGCGGCCGCTGCTCGAGGACAAGGTCGCCGACATCGATTCGCTGCACGGGCTGGTGCTCGACCGCGACCTGCCGCTGACCCAGATCCTTGCCGCGCATATTCGTACGCTCGCGCAGCACGCCGCAGGACTTGCTGCAGGGGACGCAGCGATCGCGTCGCGCGGGACGATCCAGCTCCTCGCGTCGCTGGTCGATCAGCGCCCGGGCAACAAGACACGCGCGACCGCGATGGCGACGCCGCTGCGTGAAGTGCTGCGCTACATTCACGGGAATCTGCACGATTCCGCGCTCGGTCCGACTCAGGTGGCGCAGGAATGTGGGGTGTCGCGCGCCACGCTCTACCGCATGTTCGAGCAATCGGGGGGCGTTGCGGAATTCATCCGCGAGCGGCGGCTGTCGGGGGCGGCAATGGATCTTGCCTCCCCAAGCGCGCATCCAAGGCGTATCTCTGACATCGCGCGAAGCTGGGGCTTTGCCGACGATAGTAGCTTCAGCCGTGCCTTTCGAAGCCATTTCGGGATTTCGCCGAGCGAAGCGCGAACCGCCTCCGCGCGCACCTGGGCGCGCGCGCAATGGGGCGGGTTATCCGACCAGGACAGCTCCGCGATCGCCTATTGGATCCGGATGCTGCACGAGTGAAATCGCCGCCGGCCATTTTTTGATCCCCGTAGGGGATCACCACGCTCCGAGTGCCCGGTCTCCGGGAAAATGCCTTTTCGCCAATGGCTTTCCCGGCTATGCGCGCCGCCTTGTTCGACCCTCGGTCGAAGCCTCGCGGAGCAATTCGCGAGGGCAGAGCACCACCTGGCCAAGGGAACGGGGATGGGGTCAGCCGCTGCAGGACCGATCTGCGCAACCGCGATTCGCGGCGCGAAGGTCGCGTCGTGACGGCGTTGGCGGCCGCAGCATTCGTGTGCGGTCCCGACGCGCCGGTGAAGCTATGCGAGCGCCTGCTTGCGCTCCAGCCAGTGGCGCGTGAGGTGCCGGCTTTCTTGTGGGATCGCGGCGCAGTCGCGCTCGGGCGGCGGCTGGCGGCGACGCTTCCGGAAGACGCATTCGATCGCGGTATTGCGCGGGGACGCGGTGGCGCGCTGGCGATGGCTGCGGATATCCGGCTCGACAATCGCGACGACCTTGCCGCTGCGCTCGGATGCGTCGATACGCTCGGCCGGCTTTCCGACGCCGCGCTCGCAATGTCCGCGATTGAGCGCTGGGGCGTCGCGGCGATCGAAGGCTTTCTCGGCGATTTCGCGATCGTGCTGTGGGACGGTTCACACGACCGGCTGATCCTCGCCCGCGACGCGCTGGGCGCACGCCCGCTCCACTACCGGCGGACCGGCGGATGCGTGACGGTCGCCTCGACCGCGCAAGCGCTTGCATCGGCCGCAGGCGCACGTGCCGACGGCATCGCGACCGTCCATTTCCTGTCGGGCATGGCGGTGCCGCACGGCGCCAGCTTCTTCGCTGGAATCGAGCGCGTGGAGCCAGGCGAGATCGTGACCATCGGCGCCCATAGCTTGGACCGGTCAAGCTATTGGAACCCGGATCTTTCCCCCTCCCGGTTCGCATCGGGGGGCGATGCGGCCGAAGCGCTGGCCGCGCTGTTTGGCGAAAGCGTCCGTGCGCGCCTGCGCCGCACCGCAGCGGACGTCGCGACTCATCTCAGCGCGGGGCTGGACAGCGGCGCGGTGACGGCGACCGCGGCGCGACGGATCGGGGATGGTAGCGTACATGCCTTCACTGCGGCTCCGCCTGAAGGAATGCACGGCGCCGATGACGGGGTCGACGACGAAGGCCCCGACGCCGCGAAGCTCGCCGCGATGCATCCGCGAATCGTGCACCATCGCATCGCGTCGCCACGCCGATCGCCGGTCGATATGCTCGGCCCCGGCTTCGTGCTGTACGGGCGCCCGCTGACCAATCTCGCCAACCAGACCTGGCTTGCCGAAATAAACGATCGCATCCGCGCGCAGGGAGTGGACGTCCTGCTTGTCGGCGCGATGGGGAATCTGACGATCAGCCATTCAGGTAGCGAGGCGCTGGGCGAGCTGGTGCGCAGCGGGCGTATCGCGCGCGCGATTCGTCACGGCGCCGAATTGCGTGCCGCAGGCAACAGCTGGCGCGCGGTAGCCGGCGCGGCGACGCGTCCGTTTCGCAATAGTCCGCCGCAAAAATGGGGCCCGCCGCTGCTCGCGCCCGGCGTCTCGCGACCCCAGGCCGACGCGGTGCTGGGATCCGTCGCGCGCCGCCTTGCAGTCGCGCGGCGGACGGATCCGGGCGATTTCGGCAAGGCGGTGCTCGCCGGGTGGGACATCGACATGCGCGACCCGACCGCCGACCGGCGGATCGTTGAATTCTGCCTGCGGCTTCCGGTCGAGCGATTCGCACCGGGCGGGGTGGCGCGGGGGCTCGCACGCACGGCGTTCGCCGATTGCCTGCCCGCGAGCACCATCGCTTCGCACCGGCGCGGCCGGCAGGCGGGCTGGTGGCATGTCGCGGCGCGCGAAAAGCTCGACCGCATACGCGACGAGATCGAGTGCATTGCCGCCTCCACCGACGCGTCGGCGATCGTCGATGTCGCAACCATGCGCGAGATGGTCGCCACATGGCCCGGTCGCTGGTCCGACCCGCAGACCGAAGCGCGCTATCGTATGCGATTGCTGCCCGCGCTCGCCGCAGGGCATTTCGTGCGCCGGTGCGCCGCATGACGATGGCGCGCGCCTATGGCCTGACGATCGACAGCGCGATTCCGCTGCCCGGCCTGCCACAGGCGGCGGCCGGTAGCGTGGCCGATATCGCGATCCGGCTCGGCGCGCCCGATACGGGAAAGGCGCATTCGGCCCTGACGCTCGATGTCACCGGGGTCGCGCGATTCGTCATCGCCGATGGCCGCGAGATCCGTGTCAGCCCGGATCCCGGCGCTGCGCCGCAGACGGTTCGGCTGTTCCTGATGGGGTCGGCAATGGGTGCCTTGCTGCAACAGCGCGGGCTGCTGGTTCTTCACGGCAATGCCATCCGGATCGGCGATTCCTGCATGGTCTGTATCGGTGCATCGGGAGCGGGAAAGTCGACACTCGCCGCTGGCTTTGCCCAGCGCGGCCATGCACCGCTGGCCGACGATGTCGTCGCGGTAACGCAGGACGGTTTGGCATTGCCCGGCTTGCCGCGCATCCGCTTGTGGCGCGACGCCGCTGTGCGACTGGGGCACGACATTGCAACGCTGGCGCGCGTGCGTCCCGAATTCGATAAGTTTGAACTCGCGGCCGCAACCGATCCGCATCCGCTGCCGATCCGCTGGATCCACGCGATCGAAGTCACGCCGGGCGCCGCTCTGTCCACGCGTCGGATCGATGGCGCGACGCGCATCCAGCTGCTCCGCAACCACAGCTATCGGCCGCAATTCATCGCGCGGACGATGGGCGAGGCGGCCCATTTCGCGCGCACGGCGGCGCTTGCCGCACAGGTCGCGATGTATCGCACGGTTCGTCCCGACGCGGGTGACACGCTGACGGCGATGATCGAGACGTTGCTTTCCACCGCAGATCAAGGGACAGGTTCGCGATGCGCGTGATCGAGGCTTCGGCGCTTCGCGCGGCATTGGGCGAATTGCGCCACGGCCTGATCGGTGTTGCCGGACTCAGCGCAGGGATCAACCTGCTGACGCTGACAGGTTCGATCTACATGCTCGTTGTGTACGACAGGGTGTTGCCCGGGCGCAGCCTGCCAACGCTTATTTCGGTGTTCCTGATCGCCGCGATCGCGTTTGCGTTTCTGGGTGCGTTCGATGTGCTGCGCGCGCGGATGCTTGGCGATGTTGCCGCATCGCTCGACCGCGACCTGGGCGTGCGCGCGCAGGAAGCCGAGTTGCGGCTCGCGCTCGAAAAGCCGCAGCAGTTCGAGCAGGCCAGCCCGGTCCGCGACCTCGACCAGATTCGCGGCTTCATCGCCGGACCCGGGCCTGCTGCGATCATCGATTTGCCGTGGATCGTGGTGTTCATCGTCATCCTCGCGCTGGTGCATCCCTGGCTTGGCATCGTTACGTTCGTCGGCGGGCTTGTTGCCGCAGCGCTCGCATGGACCGCCGAGCGGGTCGGCCGCGGCCATGTCGCGGCGCTCGCGCAGGCGGCTTCACGACGCCGCGCCATAGGTGCGCGCCGGGTGCGCCATGCCGAACTTATTTCGGTTCTCGGGATGCGCGCGCCGACCCGGACGCAGTGGGAAACCGAACATCAGGCGATGCTGCACCAGCAGACGCAGCTGACCGCCAGCAGCACGATCCTTTCCGGCATCAGCCGCATTTTCCGCATGTTCCTGCAATCGGCGGTGCTGACTGTCGGCGCGATTCTGGTGATCGAGGGCAAGGCGACCGGCGGGGTGATCATCGCCAGCTCGATCCTGTCGGCGCGCGCGCTGGCGCCTGTCGATCAGGCGATCGCCAACTGGCGCGGCTTCGTCGCGATGCGCGAAAGCTGGGCGCAGCTTTCCAGGTCGATCGCACTTACGCCCGAAGCGGCGGTCGATCGCACCGCACTCCCCCCGCCACGCGCGACGCTCAGCGTCGAACGCGTGGCGCTCGTCCCGCCCGGATCGGACCGCGTGGTCGTCAACGATGCCGCGCTGCGTGCAAATGCCGGACAATTATTGGGAATTGTCGGTCCCAGCGGTTCGGGAAAATCCGCGCTCGTTCGCGCGATCGTGGGTGCGTGGCGGCCTGCGCGCGGCACCATCCGGCTCGACGGCGCCGCGCTCGATCAGTGGGACAGCGAGGCGCTCGGGCGGCATATCGGCTATCTTCCGCAATCGGTCGAGCTCTTCGCGGGAACGGTCGCTGCGAACATCGCGCGATTTCGCGAAGACGCGACGTCTGAGGGGATTGTCGCGGCTGCGCAGGCGGCGGGATCGCACGAACTGATCCTTCAGCTGCCGCAAGGGTATGAAACGCAGGTCGGCGAGGATGGGCGCAACCTGTCCGCCGGGCAGCGTCAGCGCATCGGACTGGCCCGCGCGCTGTTCGGCGACCCGTTTCTGGTGGTCCTCGACGAACCCAATTCGAACCTCGACATGGAGGGGGACGCGGCGCTTGTCGAGGCGGTGACGGCGGTGCGCGCGCGCGGCGGCATCGCGGTCGTCGTCGCGCATCGTGCCGCGATCCTGGATCAGGCCGATCTGCTGTTGGTGATGCGCAGCGGCGGAGTGCAGGCATTTGGTCCGCGCGCCGAAGTGATCGATCGCCTGCGTCCTGTCGCTCCGTTGCGCGAGCGTTCGGTATGACGGCAGTATCGCCCGGCCCGCATCCGCGTGAGCAGCTCACGCGACGGGTGCGTCTCGCCGCGATCCTGCTGGGCGGCTTCGTCGTGTTGGTTTTGCTGATGAGCACGGTGCTGCGCGTCGAGGGCGCGGTGGTCGGTTCGGGCGAAGTGACCGTCGAATCGGGGGTGAAGGTGATCAGCCACGCCGGCGGCGGCGTGCTGGCAAAGGTATTGGTGCGCAACGGCGACCATGTTCGTGCCGGTCAGCCGCTTCTGCAGCTCGACACCGATGTCACCACGGTCGGATCGTCGAGTGCGGAAACGGGCTATCTCGAACTCGTGGCACGCCGTGCGCGGCTCGGGGCGGAACGCGACGGCCGCTCCACGATCGCGTTCCCGCCGGTCCTGTCGAGCGAAGCAGGCGCCGCGTATCGCGCGCGCGAGCGACGCAATTTCGAGCTTGGCCGCCGCGAGCGCGCGAGCAACCGCAAGCTGCTGGGCGAACGGATTGCGCAATATGAGCAGGAAATTGCGGGCTATCGCGCGCAGATCGATGCGATTGACGGCCAGATGAAACTGATCGGGCCCGAGCTCGAAGGTGTCCGCAAACTCTATGCCCAGAAACTGATCACCGTATCGCGGATGAACGAACTGGAGCGGACTGCGGTCCAGCTGCAAGGCACGCGAGCGTCGCTGGAATCGCAGATCGCCAGGGCGCGCGCACATATTGCCGAGACGCAGGAGCAGATGGTGGCTATCGATGAGTCGCGCCGCACCGATGCTGCCGCCGAACTCGCGCAGATCGCGCCGCAGCTCAACGATCAGGAAGTTCGCCGTGCCAGCGCGCAGGATCAGCTGCACCGCTCGGTCATCCGCGCGCCCCAGAACGGGGTGATCGACAAGCTGGCCTATACGGCCATCGGCAGTGCCATTCCCGCCGGCCAGCCGATCCTTGAGCTGGTACCCGATCGCGATACGCTGATCGTCGAGGCGCATATCCGGCCGCAGGATGTCGATCAGCTGCGCATCGGCCAGTCGGCCCGAATCAGCTTCTCCGGGCTGGATCTTCAGACCACGCCCGAGCTTCCGGGAACGGTGGCGTTCATATCCCCCGATCTGACCCGGGACAGCCAGACCGGCGCCAGCTTCTATCGCATCCGCGTCGCGCTGCGCGGCGATGCGCTCGATCGCAACCGCATCGCACTCAAGGCCGGCATGCCCGCGGAGATTTTTGTCGTCACCGGGAGCCGCTCGATTTTGTCCTATCTGCTCAAGCCGCTGGCAGATCAGGTTTCGCGTGCATTTCGCGAAGGATGATATTCAGGGGGGCGTGGCTATTCATTGATACCCGAATTCGTTGGAGGGATATCGGCCGGGGGGCATCGTTCAGGGCGGGATGAACCCTGCCTTCGCGCGCGCGAGCGACGCGCGCTCACAGCATTTGAAATCGCGACGGTCGGCGACCAGTTCACCTGCAGCGGCGTTGCAGCGATCGACGAGGATTTAAGGACGCGCCATAAAGTCGAACGCCTTCATCCTCTCACGTGAACCTGCTTTTGCTGCGTCGGCACCAGTTGCACTCGATTATCTAATTTCGATGTAGCGCCACATCATGACGCATTGACGATAGTCGACCGGGCGACAGGTCCAGTGTGCGTCGCAAATCTCGCATGTTGCAGCTTTTTTTCAACGCGGCCGGGCTTCAAGTTTATGAATATTCCAATTAGAACAAAGCGCTGCTCGACTTTCTTGTGCAGGTGCAAGTGCGGTCCGCTCGATTACATGCAACTTACTTGATCAAACTCTTTCATTCGATACAATGCGCGGTTTGAAATTGGCGAAAGCTAGAGGCATGAGAGCATTCGATTGTTCGACCATTGGCTCGATCGCGCTTTTTCTCGGCGCGATTCCCGCAAACATCATTGTAATCGATCCTGCTCCTGCACGGGCAGATGCGACCGTGGATTCGGATTCAAAAGAGGACGCTGAGTCCGCGGCGCTCAGTTTTGTCACGCGCTTTGAGGAAGGAGATCCGGGTGAAATCTATGACGAGGAATTGAGCCCGAGCTTCAAAGCTCTTACTGCACGGCAGAACTTCGTGCAGCAGAGCGGATTCTTACGGTTGCAGAGTGGTGGGCGCGCTCTCGCACGAGAACTGATCGGGTCCCAACCTTTTACCCAGACGCCTACGGGGCAGGTTGGCACTTTTTATTACATTCGGTTTCGCACTCGGCATCCCAACGGGCTGGTATATCAAGACGTCTATCTTGAGCGAGTGGATTCCGCGTGGAAGATTGCTGGCTTTTATACCATCGCGGCGCCACAGCAATGATACCGATGAGGGCTGCTGCGGCGACGTTGGCGCTTTTCTGTACGGTCACATTGATGCCGCAGGCGGGAGCGCAGGACGCCGCGCGGTCTTTCGGCCGATTACAAGATGCAATTGGCAAGTCGATGGCCGAACTTCCCGAGGATGAGCGCATAACGAAGATCTTTGAAGACGCGGTGGCGCTGCAGGCTGCATCGTCTCGATTGTCACCCGACGATATCGGCGACTACGTGCGATCGCTGGACCATGATACCCAGCTGCTGGAGGCCGCGCTCGATTCGTCAGGGCCCGAACGAGACGCGATACTGGCGGACGTAGCTGAAGATCTCGAGATCAAGCGATCGGCTGGCAACGGCATGGGAGCCGGATCCAGTTTCCCCGGCCGTGTTTCAATTCGTGTGACCACGCGACGTGGTGTAGACGCCGTTCCCGGTTATGTTATCGGCCTTAATCCCATGCGCTGGCGAGGCCAGCAGCCGATGTTTCGATTGCCCATACTCAGCCCCGCGAGCGGCAGTGTCCCGCCCGGACGCTATGAAGTCATCGCACTGCGCGATGGGCGGCCGGTGGCGCGCGATATCGTACGCATCGGCCTCGCGGCCGAGGATACGATGGAAATAGACCTGCCGGTACCATGACGGCGAGCGGGATGGATCTGACGCGCTTGCGCGCGACATGGACCGTGCTGCTGCAGGCCGCGACGTGGCTCGTGGCGCTCATCATGCTCTTCGTGCTGAAGCCTCCGCGTTTCACTCCTGCAGACGATGGCTTAATGTTTGTTCGGGCCGTTGAGTTCGTTGCGGCAATTGCGCTCGCGCTTGGCATGGTGGTCATTCACCGAAAGCGCCTGCGTCTGAAGACGCTCTGGACCGGTTGTGCTGTGGCGACGGTGGCGGCAGTGACCGCTCTGTTCGGCTACGTCGCACTGGTCGCGCAATGGACGTGCGAATATGAT
This genomic interval carries:
- a CDS encoding helix-turn-helix domain-containing protein, giving the protein MSEESVLPRYQISSIATGGAVALQQFRESTRDIFDVIRPGTAGDYAIDMQAVHMGNLLLSDLRSSAQGFQRSRAMVATAGIDHLMVQLYTHGGFAGLADTIDVRVRAGDVCIFDLTRTLETRAGDYGNITLVIPRPLLEDKVADIDSLHGLVLDRDLPLTQILAAHIRTLAQHAAGLAAGDAAIASRGTIQLLASLVDQRPGNKTRATAMATPLREVLRYIHGNLHDSALGPTQVAQECGVSRATLYRMFEQSGGVAEFIRERRLSGAAMDLASPSAHPRRISDIARSWGFADDSSFSRAFRSHFGISPSEARTASARTWARAQWGGLSDQDSSAIAYWIRMLHE
- a CDS encoding asparagine synthase-related protein, producing the protein MTALAAAAFVCGPDAPVKLCERLLALQPVAREVPAFLWDRGAVALGRRLAATLPEDAFDRGIARGRGGALAMAADIRLDNRDDLAAALGCVDTLGRLSDAALAMSAIERWGVAAIEGFLGDFAIVLWDGSHDRLILARDALGARPLHYRRTGGCVTVASTAQALASAAGARADGIATVHFLSGMAVPHGASFFAGIERVEPGEIVTIGAHSLDRSSYWNPDLSPSRFASGGDAAEALAALFGESVRARLRRTAADVATHLSAGLDSGAVTATAARRIGDGSVHAFTAAPPEGMHGADDGVDDEGPDAAKLAAMHPRIVHHRIASPRRSPVDMLGPGFVLYGRPLTNLANQTWLAEINDRIRAQGVDVLLVGAMGNLTISHSGSEALGELVRSGRIARAIRHGAELRAAGNSWRAVAGAATRPFRNSPPQKWGPPLLAPGVSRPQADAVLGSVARRLAVARRTDPGDFGKAVLAGWDIDMRDPTADRRIVEFCLRLPVERFAPGGVARGLARTAFADCLPASTIASHRRGRQAGWWHVAAREKLDRIRDEIECIAASTDASAIVDVATMREMVATWPGRWSDPQTEARYRMRLLPALAAGHFVRRCAA
- a CDS encoding type I secretion system permease/ATPase, whose amino-acid sequence is MRVIEASALRAALGELRHGLIGVAGLSAGINLLTLTGSIYMLVVYDRVLPGRSLPTLISVFLIAAIAFAFLGAFDVLRARMLGDVAASLDRDLGVRAQEAELRLALEKPQQFEQASPVRDLDQIRGFIAGPGPAAIIDLPWIVVFIVILALVHPWLGIVTFVGGLVAAALAWTAERVGRGHVAALAQAASRRRAIGARRVRHAELISVLGMRAPTRTQWETEHQAMLHQQTQLTASSTILSGISRIFRMFLQSAVLTVGAILVIEGKATGGVIIASSILSARALAPVDQAIANWRGFVAMRESWAQLSRSIALTPEAAVDRTALPPPRATLSVERVALVPPGSDRVVVNDAALRANAGQLLGIVGPSGSGKSALVRAIVGAWRPARGTIRLDGAALDQWDSEALGRHIGYLPQSVELFAGTVAANIARFREDATSEGIVAAAQAAGSHELILQLPQGYETQVGEDGRNLSAGQRQRIGLARALFGDPFLVVLDEPNSNLDMEGDAALVEAVTAVRARGGIAVVVAHRAAILDQADLLLVMRSGGVQAFGPRAEVIDRLRPVAPLRERSV
- a CDS encoding HlyD family type I secretion periplasmic adaptor subunit — its product is MTAVSPGPHPREQLTRRVRLAAILLGGFVVLVLLMSTVLRVEGAVVGSGEVTVESGVKVISHAGGGVLAKVLVRNGDHVRAGQPLLQLDTDVTTVGSSSAETGYLELVARRARLGAERDGRSTIAFPPVLSSEAGAAYRARERRNFELGRRERASNRKLLGERIAQYEQEIAGYRAQIDAIDGQMKLIGPELEGVRKLYAQKLITVSRMNELERTAVQLQGTRASLESQIARARAHIAETQEQMVAIDESRRTDAAAELAQIAPQLNDQEVRRASAQDQLHRSVIRAPQNGVIDKLAYTAIGSAIPAGQPILELVPDRDTLIVEAHIRPQDVDQLRIGQSARISFSGLDLQTTPELPGTVAFISPDLTRDSQTGASFYRIRVALRGDALDRNRIALKAGMPAEIFVVTGSRSILSYLLKPLADQVSRAFREG
- a CDS encoding DUF4019 domain-containing protein; translation: MRAFDCSTIGSIALFLGAIPANIIVIDPAPARADATVDSDSKEDAESAALSFVTRFEEGDPGEIYDEELSPSFKALTARQNFVQQSGFLRLQSGGRALARELIGSQPFTQTPTGQVGTFYYIRFRTRHPNGLVYQDVYLERVDSAWKIAGFYTIAAPQQ